The genomic interval TATAATGTACTTTCATATTTCCATCTAACTCTTTATTCCATGTTTTAATAATAAGTGAGTAAATTTCTTTTAAACTATAGGAATTATCCCCATAGCATATATTATGTAAATTATCAAATATAACAGGAATGTTTAATTTACTAGAAATATCTAATACATCATCTAGAGAAAAATTTCTCTCATCATTTTCTATGACTAATCGCTTTTTAGAAGAATCTGAAAGTTTCTTAAATCCCTTTAAAAAGTTTTCCTTTGCTAATTTTTTATCTCCATATACCCCTCCTATATGAAGTATTATTTTATTTTTATAATCTACATTTAAGGAGTCTAAAAACTCACAGTGATACTCAATATCCTTTATAGATTTGTATAATACATCCTCTTTAGGGGTGTTTATTACTGTATATTGACCAGGATGCATAGAAACTCTAATTTTATTATTTTTAATAAAAGTTCCTATGGTTTCTAATTCATATTTAAATTCTTTTTGCCAGCTTATATTATTTATTTCATGGGAACCTAAGGGGATAATGTCTGAGCCTATTCTAAATAAGTAAATATTATTTTTAATATTCCATTCTAATATTTTTTGTAAATCATCTAAATTTTGCTTTGTAATAGAAAGGAATTTATCCTTAGAAAAATCCTTTAGTAATATTCTACGATTTGTTCTAGCATTTGTAGTTATTGGAGTACAAGCATATCCTATTTTCATATATAATCAATCCTTTTCAAAATATTAATTATATATTTTGCATTTAAATAAAAAATAAAACAAAAAGTTTTAGAAACGTATTAACTTTTAAGTATTACTTTAATAATTAAATATAAAGAATTATTATAATATAGATAGTAAAATTATTCTAAATTAACAAAATATAAAACTACAGTAATCATTGCTTTTATTTATAAATTAATAAATTTGTAATAATTCATAAGGGGGTTATATGGCAAAATTATATTATGAAAAAAGATATATTTAGATTTAAGGATATATAAGAAGTTTGTAAATTTGGTTTATTGTAATTAAATATATAAATTTAAATTAAATCTAAAGGACAGTGATGTTAATGTAACTATAGGGTATATGAAAATCTTTGTAAAAGGTTTAAAAGATGGGGTGAAGTTTTAGACTTAGATTAATACACTGAAGAACATGACGATTATATGGTTAGTAAAACACTATTAATTAAATGCTAATAAGAAAGAAATTTAAAAATTTCTTAGGAAAATTCAAGAGGAACCTTTATTAAATAATGGTTGTTTACAATAAAAAGATTATTTCAAAAAATATGGAACTAAATTTTTAGAGGTTTAAAACATATAAAATAGATGAATAGTAATATTTTAAGTTTTGGTGCAATTGATTCATAAAATATATTTTGTTTTATGAATCAATTGCTATGAAAATTTTACGATGATATTTATTCTAAATTGATGATTTTATTCCATTTATCATGTTTTTTTGATAATTTATTAAAAAATAACAAAAAAATATATTTTACAAAATATATAAACAACTGTTATAATGTCAGAGGTTAATTTAAATTATAGGAGTGGAATTTATGGAAAAGTATATATTTTGGGTAACAGCTATTTTTCAAATAGGCGTATTTGCTCTAATGCTATACTATTTATTCATAGCGTTATTTGGATTCTATAAGAAAAAAGATACAAAGACTTTTGAGCCTCAAAAGAAATTTGCAATGCTTGTAGCAGCCCATAATGAAGAAGTAGTTATAGAAAATCTAGTTGAAAGTTTAAAACATTTAGATTATCCAAAAGAATTATATGATATATTTGTTATTGCA from Clostridium perfringens carries:
- the uvsE gene encoding UV DNA damage repair endonuclease UvsE, translating into MKIGYACTPITTNARTNRRILLKDFSKDKFLSITKQNLDDLQKILEWNIKNNIYLFRIGSDIIPLGSHEINNISWQKEFKYELETIGTFIKNNKIRVSMHPGQYTVINTPKEDVLYKSIKDIEYHCEFLDSLNVDYKNKIILHIGGVYGDKKLAKENFLKGFKKLSDSSKKRLVIENDERNFSLDDVLDISSKLNIPVIFDNLHNICYGDNSYSLKEIYSLIIKTWNKELDGNMKVHYSEQDIFKKKGSHSPSISINSFLEYYEEVKEFSPDIMLEVKDKDVSAIKCINSLKEINKTLNSKAYREEIENYKLLLLQYDKDFQKNLNSFSKGLIEFYNYLDNLLLSPKDIIGFKYSLELAFNILKDHISNRESLYFKKLINEKEYEKAKVYLTKLVKKIEFPPKELSYYISQP